TACTATTCTTCAAGTTAATTTATACCAAGTAACGGGTAATGTATCTGGTTTGGGTACTGCTATCTCTAATTTAAGTTTAACTTATGCTACTACTCCTGCTACGGTTTACACACCAACTCCAACAGTAAATACTGCTAATGCTACCTATGCTGTAAACCTTGAAGCTAATATAAATTACACTATTACCGCTAATGGTGTTAATGACTATGATTTGACCACGAATACAATTACTATTCCTGCGTCTAACATAACATCAGATTTAGCGTTTACTCTAAAACCTGTATATAATGTAACTATTAATACTACTGGCTTAACTACTACACAAGAAAATAGCTTACAACTAACATTTACTAATCTGAATGAAAGCGGATATGTTTATAATTTTACGGATATCAATAGTGTTGCATTGCGTAACGGAACGTATTCAGTTACCGCTAGCGGATTGAGTGCTTATCCTGTTCAATTGGCTTTGACTTCTAATTTAGAGGTTAATGGTGTAGCAACTTCTAAAACGTTAAACTTTGTACCGGTAACGGTTTGGCCATTTAATGACCAGGTTATTACAACTGCAAATTCATCCTATAAAGGATTGCTTTTCACAGGTAATATTTCTAATTCAGTTTCTCAAGGTCATTTAATTGGTCAACCAGGAGGAACGATTCAAGTTCCTGTAAATGCTGGCGATAAAGTAAAATTTACTTATTATTATTCGGCTAATTTCTCAATTGAAGGTGGAGCAACAAATACAACTGTTAACTCTACCGGAACTACTTCAACTACTGATTATGTTGAGTATACCTATGCAGGTTCATCGGCTGGTTTTGTTAATGTTGCCGTTGGTGGAACAACTTATTTTACTCAAATTGAAATAGGAGGAAGCATTCCTTATAGTCCAGTTATCACTGTTGGAGTTGATAAAGATTATCAAACTATCAATGCCGCTTTAACTGCTGTAGGTAACATGATCAGAACCAATACCGACAGAGTTACTATCATGATTGACCCAGGAAACTACGAAGAAATGTTATCCATCAATCAACCATTAGTTACTTTAAAAAATGCAGCTACAACTCCAAGCACTGCCTTGACAAACGCTGGAGTTGATATTGATGCAAATGCAGTTAGAATTACTTCTTATTATGGTCATGGTTATACTTATTATAGTATGTCTTCAGACCAAAAATGGCATGCAGATGTGTTGGCAGTAAATATTGCCAATGGTTATCCTTCGTATCAAAATGTAGGTGCAGGAACAACTAATAATTCATACTGGAATGCAACTGTAGTAGTTGGTGCTGATGGTTTTGAAGCAGAAGGAATTATTTTTGAAAATTCATTCAATCAATATATTTCTAACAAAGAAGCTCAGGATGTAGTAGTAGCTTGGTCATCAGGAAGTCCAGGCGTTCGTCCAACTAATGCTGGAAATACAATTGTTCAAAACAAAACGTATGTAGAAAGAGCAGCAGCTATTGCTATTAAAAATAATGTTCAAAAAGTAATTTTGAATAAATGTAGAGTAGTAGGTCGTCAGGATTCATTCTTTGGTGGTGTTGGTTCAAGAGTAGCTGTTTACAAAGGAGACATGATGGGTGCTGTTGATTATATTTTTGGAGGAATGGATGTCGTATTCTACAAATCAAACTTGAGTATGAACATTAGCGATGCTTCTAATGATTTGTGCTACATCACAGCAGCACAACAAAGCTCTGGTAGAGGTTATTTGATGTATGAATGTACCGTTACTTCTGCACAACCAGGTGTTGAAACCGCTTCAACCTATCGTGCAAAACCGGGCTATTTTGGTCGTCCTTGGCAAGCTAATACAAGCGAAGTTGTTTTTTACAATACCACTATTGAAACTTCTAACGCACCAGGATTTATAGACAATTCTTTAATCATGCCGTTAGGTTGGTTAAACACTTTAGGCGGAACTTCAAGTGGAATGTATGAATATGGTACTACCGAAGTTTCAGGAGTAAATAACGGGCCAAGTCGCGCACCGTGGGCAACCTATTTAACCAATCCTATTTTGAATGATGGCACACCAATTTCTACTTTTAATTTTACAAAAGGTAATGATGATTGGGATCCATTTCCTGCGCTTATAGCTAATGATCCTTTGGGAAACATTGATTTTAATCCAAGCACAACGGTTAAAGTTATTGCTTATAAAGATACGGTAGCCGTTACTAACGTTCAGTCGAATACTGAAGTTGCGGTATATTCAATTAATGGTGCTCTAGTAAAAAGCGTTCAAACTTCAGTAGATACTAATTTCAACTTACCATCAGGTTTGTGGATAGTGGTTGTTAAAGCTGTTGATGGACAAAAAGCATTTAAAATAGTTACTTTTTAATGGTGTTTCGAAAATAAATTAAAAACCTTTAAAGAAAGTTTGTAATGGTAGTCATTAGAAAAAAATTAAATATTTTTTCTTTAGTGAAACAGAAATTGCTGAAGCATAAATCTGATTATTATAATCAATTATTAACAAAATATCTAAATGAATTATAGTAATACTAAAAAAAAAATGTATTATTTTTGTAGTATAGAAAATTATTGTACTTTTATGCAATCGATTACATGTTGTAAAAGAGTATAAAAAACAATTAACGATAATACAAAAAAACAATTTATTATGAAAACAAAATTACTTTCTTTATTACTAACAGTAATGCTTTATACGGGTGTTACTAACGCTCAAACCGTTTGGGATTTTGGAAATGACACTACTAACTGGCCTTTAGATGCAACTGGTGTTGCAGGTAACGTTGTTAGAAGTAACTTAGGAATTTATATGGGTGTTACTTCTTCAAGTAATATTGGTATAGTTGAAAATAGTCCAAAAGTTTTTCCTGATGGGTACAGTGGTACAAATCGATTTAAATTTAATGGCGCTGGTTTTTCATCAACCCCTGGTTTTGTTCCAATGCCAACACAACGTTATATTTATTTTGCGACGGCTGGTAATTGTACTGTAAAAATTTGGTTTAGAACAGGTGGAAGTGGTACTAGAACATTATATGTAACAGATGGTACAAATGTAGTTGGATCTTTTGCAGGAACTGACTCAGCTCAAGGTTATTATTTTGAATCTGTTTATACTGGTCCAGCAACTAATCTTTACATTTATGGAGACCAATCGAATAATCTTTACAAAGTTGAGGTTGTGGGTACTTTAGCTACTACTACTTTATCAAGCAGCGAATTCCAAGCATCAACTGTAAACGTGTTTTCTAACGGTAAACAAATTAATGTTGCTAATGTAGCTTTTGCTACTCAAGTTAATGTTTACAGCATTACAGGTGCTTTAGTAAAATCAATCAATACAAGTGCTGATGTTACTATTAATGATTTAACTGCTGGTTTCTACATTGTAAATGTAAAATCTGCTGAAGGTCAAAAATCAGTGAAAGTAGTAGTTAGATAATACTTTGAAAAGATTCATACTTAAAAATTGATTTATTTTTAGTTAGAAATAGAATTATTTTTAGACAGCAGTGAGAAATCCTCACTGCTGTTTTTTTTGCCTATGATTGGATAAAAAAAACTTTCAACAAGATTAGTTGTATTAGTGAAAAGTATTTTTTGGCTGTCTTTTTTTAGATTTTATCCATCTTTAAGTAAAATAACGCCAGCTAAAATTATTTTTTACCCTTCATTATTCTAATTATTGCTGTCTTTATTTAAAATAAAGCAATCTTTATGTTGAATAAAGCTGTCTTTAAATAAAGTTTTGCTGGGTAAAATTAAAATAGCTGTGGGTGTTATCTATATTTTACCCAGCAAAAATTTTAATAAGAGTTGTTGATTTTAGAGAAAAACTAAATTTTTTTTATCTCTCAATACTATTTTGTACAATTTTACGTTATAAGAAAAGATGCATATAATGTTATTCTAACCTAAAAACCAATAAATTAAATGAAACACTAATTACTAAGCTACATTTTCTTTTGAAAAACAAATTAATTCTTAATTCAGAAGATTTGATGCCTAATGATTATTTAACTTATTGTTTCATTTAATTTGTATATCTATGGCTGGGACTATCATTCCTTCTTCTAACAATGAATTATTAGCTTGGGCTACCAATTACAAAACTAAAATTCCAGAATTTGTTGCTTTGTTAAACATGACGACTGAGCAAGTGGCAGAAGAAATTAGTTGGTGTAATGAATTCATTACTTCCATTTTTGAGGTTACTGCTCAAAAAAGCACCTACAAAAGTATTTTGAGCAAAAGAAATAACACCATAAAACAGGTTAAAAACAAATTCCAAAAAAGGATAGCACAACACAAAACCAGCGCAGGTTATACTAAGGCAGTGGGTGACGCAATGGGTATAGTTGTATCGAAGAAGGTATTTGATGAGAACACTTATAAAACTAGTTTAAGTGTGAGTATGAATGGAAATAAAGTTGCCATTCGGTTTAGAAAGTTAGGCGTACAAGGAATCAATATTTATTACCGAAAAGAATCAAGTGATGCATGGCATTTATTAAGTAGAGCAACCAAAAGTCCTTTTGAATTTACAGCTAAAATTGAAAATCCAAGGCAACCCGAACTCTGGGATTTTATGGCATTTGGTGTTATAAATGATAAAGAAATTGGCTTGGCAATCGATATCACTGATTTTATGATTGGTAGTCCGGTTGGTTAAAATAAAAAAGCCTTCTCAGAAATGAGAAGGCTTTTAAAACTATTTTTAAACAAACCAATATGAAATTATCTTTTGATAATTTTTCTATCTATAATACCTTGATTGGTATATACTTTAACAAAGTAAGTACCAGTATTTAAATCGCTCATGTCAATAGTTCTAATGTCACCATTAGCATTTTTAACTAATTGACCCAGAAGATTGTAAACCGCTACTTTTTCAATACTACTAGAATTAGAAGTAGTAATGTTTAATTCATTAGTTACAGGATTAGGATATAAAGTCAGTTTCGGACTATTGTTAATTTCTCCAACACCTAAAGCGGTATATTCTGTTTTGATATAAAATAAGTTTGCAACACTTCCTTTAGTGATAGCATGCGCACCAGCTGGCACAGAAGGTATAATTACTACTCCATTTGAAGCCGTATATGAAACATTATCAAGTTTAATTGTTCCGCTAAACGTTGGGTCAAACACTAATGTTAAAGTAGAAACATCAGGTGTGGTATAACTAACATTAGTAGCTGATTCTACTTTCATACGAGCTGTAAGTGTCAATCCATCGTAAGTAGTTGAACCAGCAGTAGAATTCATGTTACAACTTGTAAACGTGTAGAATGTACTGTTTAAAGTTTGTAAAGTAAAATTATGAATTTCATCACCATTAGGAACATTTGTAGTTGCAATAGTTCCAGAACCAGAAACAGGTGTTCCAGTTGGTCCACTGGTTGTAACTGTAAAAGTAACATCGCCAGTTGGAGTACCAGAAACAGTAACGGTTCTAGCAGTCATGTCTTTAACAAAGTCAATTCCATTTGATGGTAAACCTGTAACGGTTACATCAGTAGCAGTTCCTCCCCAAGTGAAAACCATGTCTGTCATTGCACCGCTTAAAACGGTTTGGTCGTTATTATTTGGGATTATCAAAGTTTGAGAACTTGTAGTTGATGGTGCATCACCTTGAATAGAAACAATACCAGATGAATAGTTGTTTAATAAAGCAGCTAATCCTGTATTTACAGTAGAAGAAGGATCGTCAACAGCATTGTTAAATGTCCAGCTGATATCTCCACCACCAACACGACCAGAAAAAGCAATAACTTTATCTTTAGCTACTGTTGGGTCATCAACAACCAATGAATTTACATATAAAGTAGGATTGGTGTCAAAGTTATTATAAGAAGTTCCACCAAGTAAAGCAGTAATAGAACTTGGAACGGTTTGACTTCTAGTGGTTACTTCGTAAGCATCAAACTGCACAGGATAATTAGTTGCATCATAAGGTACATATCTTGTTTGACCACTCATCACGTTGTTGAAAGCTTTAATGATACCTCCTTCTTCACCAGAAAAAGTTCCCACGGAGCCATTATAGATGTCAGTTCCTTGTTGAGAAATCAACATTGGATATTTACAATTTCTAAAATAATTACCTTCTAAGAAAAGAGAAGAAGCCATTGTAGAACCTGCACCATATTTAGAATTTCCATCAAAATAATTGTTGTATACGTGAGCAGAATATGTACGAACACGAGGATGACGCGAATCAGAATGGTCATACCAGTTGTGGTGATAAGTAGCATATAAACCAGGTCCGCTCTCGCTTAAGCCCAATAAGTTTGATTTACCTGTATCCCAGAAGTGATTGTAGGACATAGTTACGTAAGTTGATCTTTTGCAATCTAAAGCGCCATCGCCTTTTGCTTGGTCGGCATCGCCACCAGCTGCACCATAAAACATATCACAATTGTGAACCCAAATATGGTCGTTGTCTTGTTGTAAACCAACATTATCACCTTCGCTGGCATTTGTTAACATGAAGCCAAGGTTTCTAATTTCAATATTAGAACCTTTCTTAACACGAACTCCCCAACCATTTACAAGAGCATCTGAACCTACGCCTTCAAAAGTAATAGAGCTGTTAATATTATTTTTGTTTTCAATAACAATGTCTCCATTCAACATATAGTTTAAATCAGTGATGTTACCAATTAATCTAACGGATAATGGACGAGTATCAAGCCCTTTTTTGAATCCATCTAAAATGGTTTGCAAACCCACGCAAGGATTAACAGTAGCACCAGTAACATTCATAGAAACGGTGTTCTTGTTATTTTGAGTAATGTATAAAACTACAGCGTTCGCTTTTAATGTACCATTAAGATTGTAAGCACCAGGAATTCTTCCGCCTTCAAAAGCAAAACCGTTTCTATCGTGAGCGGAAACAGTAATATTATTAGAAACACTTGGAGTTCCTTCAACTCCACCCGTAACAGGAACAACTTTAATAGTATAGGTTCCAGGAGCAAGCCCTAAAACATCAGCACGATAGTAGCTTCCGTAGTTACGAATTAGTTGCGTATCAATAATTTGATTTGTGAAAGTACCGCCAGTATAATATACATTATAACTGTCTGCACCAGCTACAGGTTCCCATTTAACATAAGCACATTCCATCCAACCAGAAGATTGTATTATTACAGGTTGAGCCCATAAGTTAATTGAGGCAAACATGATTGTAACATAAAATAAGATTCTTTTCATAGTTTTTTTAATTGTTAAAAGTTTTATCGTTTTTCTTGCTGGTTTGGGTTTTGTGCAATCGATTGCGCAAAAGTATAATTCTTTTTCTATTAGGCAAATAAAATTTCAAAAGAGATGTGTTAAAATACTAATTATTATAGATTTAAATTATAAATAATATAATTTTCAGTGTTTTTTTTACAGAATATGAATATTTTTGTTTTTAAATTGCTTTACATTACAAAGTTATAACTTTAATTATTATAAATGTTTGATTTAGTCATGCTTTAACAAATTTAGGTTTCAAGACCTTTGGCAAAGTATTTGTTTTTATTTCATAATTTAGGATAACTTTAAGTTTTATTTTTTTGTAGAGTAGTCATTAATAATTACGTTTGTGTAATCGATTGCATTTTTGCAATCTGATTTAGAACAGTTATGAAGCATTTATTTCTTGTTTTTTTCTCTTTATCAACTTTTGTATTGTTCTCTCAAATTCAAAAAGATACTTCATATACAGTTATTAGTACTTTTAAAAAAGAAATTAAAAAATTCCCTTTTATTAAGATAGTTAATAGTGTAGAGGATATTAGTGTTACTAAAAAAGAAAACATTATTTATAAAAAAACGGGAGAAACAAAACTTCATTTAGATGCTTTTTTTAAAAATGATGAAAAGAATTTACCTGCTGTTGTCATTATACATGGTGGTGGATGGAGTTCGGGAGACAAAAAGCAGATGCATACAACGGCAAATGCAATTTCAGCAAAAGGATATGCATGTTTTTGTGTGGAATACAGATTAAGTGATGAGGCTAAATTTCCAGCATCTATTAACGATGTAAAAGACGCCATAAAATATATTAAAGCCAATGCTATTTCTTATAATGTTAATGCTACAAAGGTTGCTGTTTTAGGCTGTTCATCAGGTGGGCAAATGGCTGCTTTAGTAGCTACAACTAATGGTAAGAAAGAATTTGAAGAGAAAAGTAGTTTAAAGCAAAGTTCAGATGTTCAGGCAATAATTGATATGGATGGTATCCTTGCTTTCCATCATCCAGAGTCAAAGGAAGCTGCTTCTGCATCAAAATGGTTGGGCGGAACTTATGAAGAAAAAAAGGAGATTTGGGAAAATGCATCGACTTTAACGCATACGGATAAAAACACCCCGCCGATTTTATTCATTAACAGTAGTCAGCCTAGATTTCATGCTGGCAGAGACGATATGATTGCTATTCTTAATAAATTTGGCATTTATAATGAAGTAAAAGAATTCCCGAGTTCACCTCATTCTTTTTGGTTTTTTGAACCTTGGTTTGATGATATGATTAACGTTACAACACAATTTTTAGATAAAATATTTAAACAGAAATAACATAACATGAAAACATTAAAAATAGTTTTAGCACTACTGATAGTAAGCCAATTTAGTGTAAATGCTCAAGAGAAAAAAAAGTCCAAAAAGAATCAGACTTATGCTGAGCTATCCATTAAAGAAGGCGGAAAATGGAACGGACGAAAATATGAAGGAGGAACATTTAAAAATGTTACCAGTTTGAAAGTACCAAAATCGCACTGGGACCATTCTTTTTTTATTCGTTACGAAGGACCAGGTTGGGAATCGAGCAAAATTGGTTATCGATTGTATCTTGACTGGAGAAATTGTATTGACCTTTTTGGTAAAGTAACCGATACTATGGTTTTGTCAAAAGTAGGTTTAGACGGTTTTGAGTCTTATCACCATATGAGTCCATGGGGAATGGATATTCTTAAGGCAGGAAAAGGATTAGGAGTTGGAGCAATCGGAAGATATTCGGGTAAAGAAGTGTTGCATTTCCAAGAAGTTGATTCCACTTTTGCCAAAGTTGAAAATGATAAAAAATGTTCAACAGTAACCGTAAATTATGATGGTTGGAAAACAGCTAATGATAAAATAAATTTTGAATCAAAACTATCCATTAAGCCAAATGAACGAATTACTAAACACACAATAAAAGCTTCAAATGAAATTGATGGTATTTGTACAGGAATTGTAAGTTTTAAAAATGCACCATTAGTAAAAAAGGAAAGCAGTAATAAAAAATGGGCTTATATTGCAACTTATGGAGAACAATCTTTAGTGCCAGATAATTTGGGTATGGCGATTTTTTATGAAGTTGCCTCTGTTGAAAAACAAACAGAAGGTGAATACGACCATTTGTTGCTATTTAAACCAACAACAAAACCTGTAACTTTTTATTTTCTTGGCGCTTGGGAGCAAGAAAAAGATGGAATTAAATCGGAATCTGAATTTTATAAATATCTTGACAACAAGTTAAATGAATTAAATAGTAAAAATAAAATCTAATTTGAATAAATTGTAATGCGAAAAGTTATTGCCGTTATTTTATTTCTTCTAACTTCACAAGCATGGTTAAATTGCCAAACTCTTGGTAAAGATGCTTTTTATAAAACGGTTGCACAAGATGGCACAGGCGATTATACAACTATTCAAGCAGCTATTAATGATTCAAAATCGTTTCCATATCAAAGAATAACGATTTATATTAAAAATGGAAATTATCATGAAAAAGTAAAAGTTCATGAGTGGAATAATAACATTTCGCTCATTGGCGAAAGCAAAGAAAATACCATTATTACTTTTGACGATTATTTCAATAAAGTTAATTTAGGCATTAACAGCACTTTCTACACCTATACTTTATTGGTTGAAGCAAATGATGTTCTACTA
The window above is part of the Flavobacterium sp. PMTSA4 genome. Proteins encoded here:
- a CDS encoding T9SS type A sorting domain-containing protein, whose protein sequence is MKTKLLSLLLTVMLYTGVTNAQTVWDFGNDTTNWPLDATGVAGNVVRSNLGIYMGVTSSSNIGIVENSPKVFPDGYSGTNRFKFNGAGFSSTPGFVPMPTQRYIYFATAGNCTVKIWFRTGGSGTRTLYVTDGTNVVGSFAGTDSAQGYYFESVYTGPATNLYIYGDQSNNLYKVEVVGTLATTTLSSSEFQASTVNVFSNGKQINVANVAFATQVNVYSITGALVKSINTSADVTINDLTAGFYIVNVKSAEGQKSVKVVVR
- a CDS encoding pectate lyase family protein encodes the protein MKRILFYVTIMFASINLWAQPVIIQSSGWMECAYVKWEPVAGADSYNVYYTGGTFTNQIIDTQLIRNYGSYYRADVLGLAPGTYTIKVVPVTGGVEGTPSVSNNITVSAHDRNGFAFEGGRIPGAYNLNGTLKANAVVLYITQNNKNTVSMNVTGATVNPCVGLQTILDGFKKGLDTRPLSVRLIGNITDLNYMLNGDIVIENKNNINSSITFEGVGSDALVNGWGVRVKKGSNIEIRNLGFMLTNASEGDNVGLQQDNDHIWVHNCDMFYGAAGGDADQAKGDGALDCKRSTYVTMSYNHFWDTGKSNLLGLSESGPGLYATYHHNWYDHSDSRHPRVRTYSAHVYNNYFDGNSKYGAGSTMASSLFLEGNYFRNCKYPMLISQQGTDIYNGSVGTFSGEEGGIIKAFNNVMSGQTRYVPYDATNYPVQFDAYEVTTRSQTVPSSITALLGGTSYNNFDTNPTLYVNSLVVDDPTVAKDKVIAFSGRVGGGDISWTFNNAVDDPSSTVNTGLAALLNNYSSGIVSIQGDAPSTTSSQTLIIPNNNDQTVLSGAMTDMVFTWGGTATDVTVTGLPSNGIDFVKDMTARTVTVSGTPTGDVTFTVTTSGPTGTPVSGSGTIATTNVPNGDEIHNFTLQTLNSTFYTFTSCNMNSTAGSTTYDGLTLTARMKVESATNVSYTTPDVSTLTLVFDPTFSGTIKLDNVSYTASNGVVIIPSVPAGAHAITKGSVANLFYIKTEYTALGVGEINNSPKLTLYPNPVTNELNITTSNSSSIEKVAVYNLLGQLVKNANGDIRTIDMSDLNTGTYFVKVYTNQGIIDRKIIKR
- a CDS encoding alpha/beta hydrolase — its product is MKHLFLVFFSLSTFVLFSQIQKDTSYTVISTFKKEIKKFPFIKIVNSVEDISVTKKENIIYKKTGETKLHLDAFFKNDEKNLPAVVIIHGGGWSSGDKKQMHTTANAISAKGYACFCVEYRLSDEAKFPASINDVKDAIKYIKANAISYNVNATKVAVLGCSSGGQMAALVATTNGKKEFEEKSSLKQSSDVQAIIDMDGILAFHHPESKEAASASKWLGGTYEEKKEIWENASTLTHTDKNTPPILFINSSQPRFHAGRDDMIAILNKFGIYNEVKEFPSSPHSFWFFEPWFDDMINVTTQFLDKIFKQK
- a CDS encoding DUF4861 family protein, with the translated sequence MKTLKIVLALLIVSQFSVNAQEKKKSKKNQTYAELSIKEGGKWNGRKYEGGTFKNVTSLKVPKSHWDHSFFIRYEGPGWESSKIGYRLYLDWRNCIDLFGKVTDTMVLSKVGLDGFESYHHMSPWGMDILKAGKGLGVGAIGRYSGKEVLHFQEVDSTFAKVENDKKCSTVTVNYDGWKTANDKINFESKLSIKPNERITKHTIKASNEIDGICTGIVSFKNAPLVKKESSNKKWAYIATYGEQSLVPDNLGMAIFYEVASVEKQTEGEYDHLLLFKPTTKPVTFYFLGAWEQEKDGIKSESEFYKYLDNKLNELNSKNKI